From the Lolium rigidum isolate FL_2022 chromosome 2, APGP_CSIRO_Lrig_0.1, whole genome shotgun sequence genome, one window contains:
- the LOC124687963 gene encoding E3 ubiquitin-protein ligase RING1-like → MPPDLLKQPCPGSYDADDYECPSPPPPPSSNGSRHLVTPLVVTAFVVLFLFLASLSIYCFIRRRRLRRQQQQSLLAGVQPDGTQPAAAAATDVEAGAPEDEAVQHHAWHIRTVGLDEAAIESIALTRYRPGTVLGAADCPVCLGEFLDGELLRLLPRCAHAFHAPCIATWLRAHVNCPLCRAHVVLDDDPAAGAADSNASPAHAEQASSGTETLDHEQPGQRQDEQDELRVQIDQCDQLSSPEPQRRRARDFRRVVSMDPSVVSARQQSGKDIPGNGGGAACCELPSGSGHLCQMKRSLSGGGRWSLGSRHRRARSSLLPS, encoded by the coding sequence ATGCCACCTGATCTGCTGAAGCAGCCCTGCCCCGGCAGCTACGACGCCGACGACTACGagtgtccttctcctcctcctcctccctcctccaacGGCAGCCGCCACCTGGTAACCCCGCTCGTGGTCACCGccttcgtcgtcctcttcctcttcctcgcgtCCCTGTCCATCTACTGTTTCATCCGCCGCAGGAGGctccggcggcagcagcagcagtccCTTCTCGCCGGTGTCCAACCGGACGGCACccagccggccgccgccgccgcgacggaCGTCGAAGCCGGCGCTCCCGAGGACGAAGCCGTGCAGCACCACGCGTGGCACATCCGGACCGTGGGGCTCGACGAGGCGGCGATCGAGTCCATCGCGCTCACGCGGTACCGACCGGGCACCGTGCTGGGCGCCGCCGACTGCCCCGTCTGCCTCGGCGAGTTCCTGGACGGCGAGCTCCTCCGCCTGCTCCCCAGGTGTGCCCACGCCTTCCACGCCCCCTGCATCGCCACCTGGCTCCGCGCCCACGTCAACTGCCCGCTCTGCCGCGCCCACGTCGTCCTGGACGACGACCCCGCAGCTGGCGCCGCCGACTCCAACGCATCTCCTGCCCACGCCGAACAGGCTTCCAGCGGCACTGAAACCTTGGATCACGAGCAGCCGGGTCAACGGCAGGACGAGCAGGACGAGCTGCGCGTGCAGATCGATCAGTGCGACCAGTTGAGCTCGCCGGAGCCGCAGCGCCGGAGAGCGCGGGATTTTCGCCGCGTGGTTTCGATGGATCCCTCGGTAGTGTCCGCCAGGCAGCAGAGCGGTAAAGATATCCCGGGGAACGGTGGTGGTGCCGCCTGCTGCGAGCTGCCATCGGGCTCTGGACATTTGTGCCAGATGAAGAGGTCGTTGTCAGGCGGTGGCCGGTGGTCCCTCGGCTCGCGCCATCGCCGGGCGCGCAGCTCCTTGCTCCCGTCCTGA
- the LOC124692825 gene encoding probable bifunctional riboflavin biosynthesis protein RIBA 2, chloroplastic produces the protein MKSPGLTIAASLRKNVGFPADGYSENDDTLLRKSTSLRGQDHPTADSDLPLGSVAAAEIISTELSRVALADTFLNDEDDAELDLDSPTEGFASIADAIEDIRQGKLVIAVDDESRENEGDLILAASLVTPEAMAFIVRHSTGIVCVSMKEDDLERLNLPLMVSSKENEEKLCTAFTITVDAKEGTTTGVSAKDRAKTVMTLASPDSKPQDFNRPGHIFPLKYREGGVLKRAGHTEAAVDLAVLAGLPPVGVLCEIVDEDGSMARLPKLRVFAERENLKIISIADLIRYRRKRDRLIERASVARLPLRWGNVRAYCYRSIIDGIEHIAMVKGDIGDGQDILVRVHSECLTGDIFGSARCDCGDQLSMSMEMIEKAGRGVLVYLRGHEGRGIGLGHKLRAYNLQDDGRDTVEANEELGLPVDSREYGIGAQILRDIGVRSMRLMTNNPAKYIGLKGYGLSIVGRVPLVTPITTENRRYLETKRTKMGHVYSNRQANSQTQSTSSD, from the exons ATGAAATCCCCGGGACTGACGATAGCAGCATCCTTGAGAAAGAATGTCGGTTTTCCAGCCGACGGCTACTCGGAAAACGACGACACGCTGCTACGAAAGAGCACTTCTTTGCGAGGCCAGGACCATCCAACCGCGGACTCTGATCTCCCGCTGGGTTCCGTCGCTGCAGCAGAAATCATTTCCACTGAACTGTCGCGTGTGGCCCTAGCGGACACGTTCTTAAACGATGAAGACGACGCCGAACTTGATCTGGATAGCCCAACCGAGGGCTTCGCGTCTATTGCGGATGCTATCGAGGACATTCGACAAGGAAAA CTCGTGATTGCCGTCGATGATGAATCAAGAGAAAATGAAGGGGATCTTATATTGGCTGCTTCTTTGGTTACCCCAGAGGCTATGGCTTTTATTGTTAGGCATAGCACAGGAATTGTTTGTGTTAGCATGAAAGAAGATGACCTGGAAAGATTGAACCTTCCTTTGATGGTTTCATCAAAGGAAAATGAAGAGAAGCTTTGTACTGCATTCACCATTACTGTG GATGCTAAAGAAGGCACAACGACGGGGGTATCTGCAAAAGATAGGGCAAAGACAGTCATGACTCTTGCATCTCCTGACTCAAAACCTCAAGACTTCAACAGGCCTGGCCATATTTTTCCTCTGAAGTACAGAGAGGGTGGTGTTCTGAAACGAGCTGGGCACACTGAAGCAGCCGTTGATCTTGCTGTGCTGGCTGGGCTACCTCCTGTAGGAGTACTCTGTGAGATTGTGGATGAGGATGGCTCAATGGCCCGTTTACCCAAGCTACGTGTGTTTGCCGAAAGGGAAAATTTGAAGATAATATCGATTGCTGACTTGATTAG ATATAGGAGAAAAAGAGACAGGCTAATTGAACGTGCATCTGTTGCACGCTTACCTTTGAGATGGGGCAATGTCCGTGCTTACTGCTACAGATCTATTATTGATGGGATCGAGCATATCGCGATGGTGAAA GGTGATATTGGCGATGGTCAAGATATTTTAGTGAGGGTCCATTCTGAGTGCCTCACAGGAGACATTTTTGGATCGGCAAGATGTGATTGTGGTGACCAGCTTTCAATGTCTATGGAGATGATTGAGAAAGCTGGAAGGGGTGTACTAGTTTATCTTCGTGGACATGAAGGGAGGGGCATTGGTCTGGGTCACAAGCTTCGTGCATATAACCTACAAGATGACGGGCGTGACACGGTGGAGGCTAACGAGGAACTAGGACTGCCTGTGGACTCGAGGGAATACGGGATCGGTGCACAG ATATTACGCGATATTGGAGTCCGTTCAATGAGGTTGATGACTAACAATCCTGCAAAATATATCGGTCTCAAGGGTTACGGCTTGAGCATTGTGGGCAGGGTGCCCCTGGTAACTCCAATAACCACGGAGAATCGTAGATACCTGGAGACCAAAAGAACAAAAATGGGGCATGTATACTCCAACCGCCAGGCAAACAGTCAGACCCAAAGCACCAGCTCAGACTAG